A window from Pagrus major chromosome 4, Pma_NU_1.0 encodes these proteins:
- the LOC140994765 gene encoding E3 ubiquitin-protein ligase MARCHF3-like, producing MTAEEPLGQRVCSPVGEVKLMPEHGLKEELKGCNQEGTHYHTDMPSEEPEIFTAAAELKVLVCTPSKVGAQARPLNIQQKCNEGRSKNYQHSSSKINVYPHTLTYTLLSSCLLCVNLCSEEPFCRICHEGRTSGELLSPCECSGSLAMVHRACLEHWLTASNSSHCELCHHQFALERLPKPLTEWLSSPSMQQQRRTLCGDTVCFLFITPLASLSGWLCVQGAMDLYNTNGMEALGLLVLTLALFTIYVFWTVVSVRYHMHLFKTWKMTDQQVRLQIPFPSHITHNQQTLSINTLSKAPNKETMV from the exons ATGACAGCAGAGGAACCCCTGGGCCAAAGGGTGTGCAGCCCTGTGGGGGAGGTCAAGTTAATGCCTGAACACGGGCTGAAGGAGGAACTCAAAGGTTGCAACCAAGAAGGAACACATTATCACACAGACATGCCCAGTGAAGAAC ctgaaatcttcactgcgGCTGCTGAGCTCAAAGTGTTAGTGTGCACACCTTctaaagtgggtgcacaagctcgacctCTTAATATTCAGCAAAAGTGCAATGAGGGTAGGTCAAAG AACTACCAGCACAGCTCTAGTAAGATAAATGTTTaccctcacacactcacatacactctGCTGTCCTCTTGTCTCTTGTGTGTCAATCTTTGCAGCGAGGAGCCGTTCTGTAGGATCTGCCATGAAGGCAGGACCTCAGGGGAGCTGCTATCCCCCTGCGAGTGCTCTGGTAGCCTGGCCATGGTTCACCGAGCCTGCCTTGAGCACTGGCTCACCGCCTCCAACAGCAGCCACTGTGAGCTCTGCCACCACCAGTTTGCACTGGAGCGCCTGCCGAAACCTCTCACTGAG TGGTTGTCTTCTCCAtccatgcagcagcagaggcggACACTGTGTGGAGACACAGTGTGTTTCCTGTTCATCACACCACTGGCCAGCCTGTCGGGGTGGCTCTGTGTTCAAGGAGCCATGGACCTTTACAACACCAACGGCATGGAGGCCCTGGGGCTCCTGGTCCTCACACTGGCCCTCTTTACCATATACGTCTTCTGGACGGTG GTATCTGTACGCTACCACATGCATCTGTTCAAGACGTGGAAGATGACTGACCAGCAGGTGAGACTGCAGATTCCGTTTCCTTCCCACATCACACATAACCAACAGACCCTGTCCATAAACACCCTCAGCAAAGCCCCCAACAAAGAGACGATGGTGTAG
- the lmnl3 gene encoding lamin L3, with product MASATSTPAGPGGRSSRSASRRSVATGLPTSSTSPTCQSRIQEKDELRHLNDRLANYIERVQELESERSSILIQLEEKDESKSREMGNVRRLYEEELADVRKSLDELAGERARLQIDYGNLCEEYRKLQARNQKKESDLANALAQWRKAEATLSSKDVEYRKLLSDNRRLDDDFTELQGQLQNLEGVLADTKNQLTSEILRRVEMENQVQTLKEQLELQRNISEQEIFEIRNRHESRLVEVDSGRRREFESKLAESMQQLRHDSESQLQQYKEEMDRTFSSKIQTAQQAALEKNNVASATKEELETTKLKVESLSSQLQQHQKDKMVLEGRFQELERTLDREREVWKHKLCQKEQELQSMRSQMYGQLEDYENLLDVKLALDMEINAYRKMLEVEEQRLQLSPSPSQRTAIPRTHEHSSRKVRGKKRKHEGSSGSSPAYKMTTRSAERGAVSVAEVDMDGKYVRLKNNSEMEQLLGGWVVRRLYPDSGDISFHIPSSCVLAGGQTLTIWAAGAEAEADSGDLILQGHRSWGPVTDVRVILLNTDHEEIAERRVYMQGRGDEETELEFEEDLVAGSDIQHFRRQDLSKEGSCSVM from the exons ATGGCCTCTGCCACCTCCACCCCTGCCGGCCCGGGCGGCCGCTCCAGCCGCTCCGCCAGCCGCCGTAGCGTAGCCACCGGCCTGCCCACATCTAGCACCAGCCCGACCTGCCAGTCCCGCATCCAGGAAAAGGATGAGCTCCGACACCTCAACGACCGCCTCGCCAACTACATTGAGCGGGTCCAGGAGTTGGAAAGCGAAAGGTCCTCCATACTGATTCAGCTGGAAGAAAAGGATGAGTCGAAAAGCCGGGAGATGGGCAACGTGCGGCGTCTGTACGAGGAGGAGTTGGCCGATGTCAGAAAGTCCCTGGACGAGCTGGCTGGAGAGAGGGCCCGTCTGCAAATCGACTATGGAAACCTCTGCGAGGAGTACAGGAAACTTCAAGCCAG GAACCAGAAGAAGGAGAGTGATCTGGCGAATGCCTTGGCCCAGTGGAGGAAAGCTGAGGCGACTCTGAGCTCCAAGGATGTCGAGTACAgaaagctgctgtctgacaacaGGAGACTCGATGATGACTTTACTGAGCTCCAGGGCCAGCTGCAAAAT TTGGAGGGCGTACTGGCAGACACAAAGAACCAACTGACCTCTGAGATCCTGAGAAGGGTGGAAATGGAGAACCAGGTGCAAACGCTCAAAGAACAGCTTGAACTCCAGAGGAACATCAGTGAGcag GAGATCTTTGAGATCCGAAACCGACACGAGAGCCGTCTAGTGGAGGTGGACTCAGGACGACGGAGAGAGTTTGAGAGTAAACTGGCTGAGTCGATGCAGCAACTGCGCCATGATAGTGAGTCTCAGCTGCAGCAGTACAAAGAGGAGATGGACCGGACCTTCAGTTCAAAG ATACAGACTGCCCAGCAGGCTGCACTGGAGAAAAACAACGTTGCATCGGCCACCAAAGAGGAACTGGAAACCACAAAGCTAAAAGTGGAGTCCCTCAGCTCCCAGCTCCAACAGCACCAGAAAGAT AAAATGGTTCTGGAGGGCCGCTTCCAGGAGCTGGAGAGGACTCTGGACAGGGAGCGGGAGGTTTGGAAGCACAAACTCTGTCAGAAGGAACAGGAGCTGCAGAGCATGAGAAGCCAGATGTACGGCCAACTGGAAGACTATGAGAACCTGTTGGACGTCAAGTTGGCTCTTGACATGGAGATCAACGCCTACAGGAAgatgctggaggtggaggaacAGAG attgCAGCTGTCACCGAGCCCCTCCCAGCGTACAGCCATACCTCGAACACACGAACACAGCAGCCGCAAGGTCAGAGGGAAGAAACGGAAACATGAGGGATCCTCCGGCAGCTCGCCCGCCTATAAAATGACCACTCGCTCAGCAGAGCGCGGTGCTGTGAGCGTGGCAGAGGTCGACATGGATGGAAAATATGTTAGACTGAAGAACAACTCTGAAATG GAGCAGCTGCTGGGTGGCTGGGTGGTTCGGAGGTTGTACCCGGACTCTGGGGATATCTCCTTCCACATCCCCTCCTCCTGTGTCCTGGCTGGTGGGCAGACACTCACA atttGGGCAGCAGGTGCAGAGGCAGAGGCTGATTCTGGGGACCTGATTCTGCAGGGACACAGGAGCTGGGGCCCCGTCACCGATGTAAGGGTGATCCTTCTGAACACTGACCATGAG GAAATAGCTGAGCGCAGGGTGTATATGCAGGGCAGAGGCGACGAGGAAACTGAACTGGAGTTTGAGGAAGACCTTGTTGCAGGCAGTGACATCCAGCACTTTCGGAGACAG gATCTATCTAAGGAGGGGAGCTGTAGCGTCATGTGA
- the gjd6 gene encoding gap junction protein delta 6, with translation MTEWTLLKRLLDAVHQHSTMIGRLWLTVMVIFRLLIVAVATEDVYTDEQEMFVCNTLQPGCSTVCYDAFAPISQPRFWVFHIISVSTPSLCFIIYTWHNLSKLPHSTTQRQGQGPGDISGKEGPDVGKGVGREVYDQSCDSDSCSIPSHKHLGHSLADVLEGIPARNLQRGGPNNMVSLSHTRACTFREGSAEGHIVSGGVLSKCYVFHVCLRAVLELGFVLAQWKLFGFQVPVHFLCTSAPCSQPVDCYVSRPTEKTIFLLFMFCVGVFCILLNLLELNHLGWKKIRQVVRLREKASWGGCPGMRGGYETFPPDSPSLTSSLGFRDLTSTTSLPTLDLVLGHQPTWTCAVNCDRMRGSEEVRGIRLEQPKRQDSHKGERQPLKIKRDFKGSKHRSAEVWI, from the coding sequence ATGACGGAATGGACCCTGCTTAAACGTCTCCTGGATGCTGTCCACCAGCACTCCACCATGATCGGTCGCCTATGGCTCACAGTCATGGTTATCTTCCGGCTGCTCATTGTCGCCGTGGCAACTGAGGATGTGTACACTGAcgagcaggagatgtttgtcTGCAACACGCTGCAGCCAGGATGCTCCACCGTCTGCTATGACGCTTTCGCACCCATTTCTCAACCTCGCTTCTGGGTTTTCCatatcatcagtgtctccacaCCGTCCCTCTGTTTCATCATCTACACATGGCACAACCTGTCCAAGCTGCCCCACAGCACCACCCAGAGGCAGGGGCAAGGTCCAGGGGATATCTCAGGGAAGGAAGGCCCAGATGTAGGCAAAGGCGTTGGAAGGGAGGTGTATGATCAGAGCTGCGACTCAGACAGCTGCTCCATCCCCTCTCATAAGCATCTAGGTCACAGCCTGGCAGACGTGCTGGAGGGCATCCCTGCCCGCAACCTCCAGAGGGGAGGTCCTAACAACATGGTGTCCTTGAGTCACACCCGAGCTTGTACCTTCAGGGAGGGCAGTGCAGAGGGCCACATAGTGTCTGGTGGGGTTCTGTCTAAGTGTTATGTCTTCCATGTGTGTCTACGGGCTGTTCTGGAGCTAGGCTTTGTCCTGGCCCAGTGGAAGCTGTTTGGCTTCCAGGTACCTGTCCATTTCCTGTGTACCTCAGCCCCCTGCAGCCAGCCAGTGGACTGCTATGTCTCCAGGCCAACGGAGAAGACCATCTTCCTGCTGTTCATGTTCTGCGTGGGTGTTTTCTGTATCCTGCTCAATCTGCTTGAGCTCAACCACCTGGGTTGGAAGAAGATCCGGCAGGTGGTGAGGCTGAGGGAGAAGGCGTCCTGGGGAGGCTGCCCAGGTATGAGGGGAGGATATGAAACCTTCCCTCCAGACAGCCCTTCTCTCACATCCTCTTTAGGCTTCAGAGACTTGACCAGCACCACCTCTCTGCCCACTTTGGACCTGGTGTTGGGTCACCAGCCTACCTGGACCTGTGCTGTCAACTGTGACAGGATGAGGGGGTCTGAGGAGGTCAGAGGAATTAGACTGGAGCAACCAAAGAGACAGGACTCCCATAAAGGAGAGAGGCAGCCTCTGAAGATTAAGAGAGATTTCAAAGGATCAAAGCATCGGAGTGCTGAGGTCTGGATCTAG